Proteins found in one Pectobacterium atrosepticum genomic segment:
- a CDS encoding transporter substrate-binding domain-containing protein — translation MKKLIKVLPLALILAAGSAMAEIPKNIKIGTDPTYAPFESKNASGELVGFDIDLAKELCKRIQANCTFVESDFDALIPSLKAKKIDAIISSLSITEKRQQEIAFTEKLYAANARLIAKKGASIEPTLASLGGKRVGVLQASTQEAFANANWQPKGVEVVAYQNQDLIYADLSAGRIDAAFQDEVAGSEGFLKLDMGKDYAFAGPAVKDDKFFGVGTGMGLRKADTELKAALDKAFDAMRKDGTYDTFAKKYFDFDVYGG, via the coding sequence ATGAAGAAACTGATCAAAGTTTTGCCGTTGGCACTTATTCTGGCTGCAGGCAGCGCCATGGCGGAAATTCCTAAAAATATTAAAATCGGCACCGATCCTACCTATGCTCCCTTTGAATCTAAAAATGCCAGCGGTGAACTGGTTGGGTTTGATATCGATCTGGCGAAAGAGCTGTGCAAGCGTATTCAGGCTAATTGTACGTTTGTAGAAAGCGACTTTGATGCGTTAATTCCTTCTCTTAAAGCTAAAAAAATTGATGCCATCATCTCTTCTCTGTCCATTACCGAAAAACGTCAGCAGGAAATCGCCTTCACTGAGAAGCTGTATGCTGCCAATGCACGCCTGATTGCGAAGAAAGGCGCGAGCATCGAGCCAACGCTGGCTTCTCTGGGTGGTAAGCGTGTCGGCGTACTGCAGGCATCAACGCAGGAGGCTTTTGCCAACGCGAACTGGCAGCCAAAAGGTGTTGAAGTTGTCGCTTATCAAAATCAGGATCTGATTTACGCCGATCTGAGCGCAGGTCGTATCGATGCGGCATTTCAGGATGAAGTAGCAGGAAGTGAAGGCTTCCTGAAACTCGATATGGGCAAAGACTATGCGTTTGCTGGTCCGGCAGTAAAAGATGACAAGTTCTTCGGTGTCGGTACGGGGATGGGGCTGCGTAAAGCCGATACCGAGCTGAAAGCTGCGCTGGATAAAGCTTTTGACGCTATGCGTAAAGACGGTACTTACGACACCTTCGCGAAAAAATACTTCGATTTTGACGTCTACGGCGGCTAA
- a CDS encoding UbiX family flavin prenyltransferase, with protein sequence MKRLIVGISGASGVIYGIRLLQVLQTLEGIETHLIMSQAARHTLALETDFSLRDVQVLADVVHDTRNIAASVSSGSFKTAGMVILPCSIKTLSGIVHSYSDNLLTRAADVVLKERRPLVLGVRETPLHLGHLRLMTTAVELGAIIMPPVPAFYHRPESVQDIVDQTVNRILDQFDIDLPKDLFTRWQGAS encoded by the coding sequence ATGAAGCGACTCATTGTAGGGATCTCCGGTGCCAGCGGTGTTATTTACGGTATCCGACTACTACAGGTTTTACAGACACTGGAAGGCATCGAAACCCATCTGATTATGAGCCAAGCCGCTCGGCATACGTTGGCGCTGGAAACGGATTTTAGCCTGCGTGACGTACAGGTGCTGGCCGATGTGGTACATGACACGCGTAATATCGCTGCCAGCGTTTCTTCGGGGTCGTTTAAAACGGCGGGGATGGTGATTTTGCCCTGTTCGATAAAAACCCTTTCCGGGATTGTGCACAGCTACAGCGACAATCTATTGACTCGGGCAGCCGATGTGGTGCTGAAGGAACGTCGCCCTCTGGTGTTGGGGGTGCGTGAAACGCCATTGCATTTAGGGCACTTACGGCTGATGACCACTGCCGTTGAGCTGGGCGCGATAATCATGCCGCCAGTGCCAGCGTTTTATCATCGCCCAGAAAGTGTGCAGGACATTGTCGATCAGACGGTGAATCGTATTCTGGATCAGTTTGATATCGATCTGCCGAAAGATCTCTTTACTCGCTGGCAGGGTGCGTCATAG
- the hisQ gene encoding histidine ABC transporter permease HisQ gives MLYGYSQLILDGAIMTLELAVSSLLLALAIGLIGASAKLSSNRLLAGCFSCYTTLIRGIPDLVLMLLIFYGLQIVLNGVTESIGLEQIDIDPLTAGVITLGFIYGAYFTETFRGAYLAVPRGQIEAAVAFGFSPIKVFRRILFPSMMRFALPGIGNNWQVILKATALVSLLGLNDVIKATQLAGKGTHEPFYFALVAGAMYLIFTTVSNGVLWWLERHYSQGVKKVNYE, from the coding sequence ATGCTCTATGGCTATTCCCAGCTGATTCTGGATGGTGCCATCATGACGCTGGAGTTGGCGGTGAGTTCGCTACTGCTGGCGTTGGCTATTGGCCTGATTGGCGCGTCGGCGAAGCTGTCTTCTAATCGCCTGCTGGCAGGGTGCTTCTCCTGCTATACCACGTTAATTCGCGGCATCCCCGATTTGGTGCTGATGCTGCTGATTTTCTATGGCCTGCAAATTGTCTTAAACGGCGTGACGGAGTCGATCGGTCTGGAGCAGATTGACATCGACCCTTTGACCGCTGGGGTTATTACGCTGGGCTTTATTTACGGCGCGTATTTCACGGAAACCTTTCGTGGCGCGTATCTCGCTGTGCCGCGTGGACAAATCGAAGCTGCCGTCGCATTCGGTTTCTCTCCTATCAAGGTGTTCCGTCGTATTCTATTTCCTTCCATGATGCGCTTCGCACTACCGGGCATCGGCAATAACTGGCAGGTGATCCTGAAAGCGACAGCGTTGGTGTCATTGCTTGGCCTGAATGATGTGATTAAGGCGACGCAGTTAGCTGGCAAGGGGACCCACGAACCGTTTTATTTCGCACTGGTTGCTGGGGCGATGTACTTGATTTTTACCACCGTTTCTAACGGCGTGTTGTGGTGGCTGGAAAGGCACTATTCGCAGGGAGTCAAGAAAGTAAACTATGAATGA